In Hermetia illucens chromosome 1, iHerIll2.2.curated.20191125, whole genome shotgun sequence, one genomic interval encodes:
- the LOC119661645 gene encoding endoplasmic reticulum metallopeptidase 1-like: METDNRVLIPDRHKKDERVHCYLAVPLVACICLIVGLTILALFQLPTPLGNDANPGEFIGERAQRNLEQLTSLGPRPTGSVANEVFAVQFLSDKIKEIISESNGLYNIETDIQVASGGHSTFGYPSLYESIQNVIVKLTPKGSTLERSLLVNSHFDSVVGAPGAGDDGSMVVSMLEVLSALTKSKDAVRHPLIFLFNGDEENGLQASHAFITQHKWASTVRGLINLEGMGVGGKEILFQSGPGNNWMVDSYVKSAKYPFASVLGEEAFENRLIPSDTDYTILNRVANLSGLNFAYIDKGYLYHTPLDSIENVEIGTLQHTGDNLLALVKAVANSEKLNQSIEIEETSKQVYFDVFGLFMINYYKETGTAVNYAISVLSLIAVCLSMWLIKRKTKISLSEISVQFWLSLGVQLGSLAIAAGVVIGLSYFYDAIGYSMSWFSQQWLIIGLYFCPFIFILSIFPLLFLGWRSFSVLPLGIGIQLFLHSQSVILAVIIIVLAEMNIRSTFLATNVLMFYVISLLINLSTGLHAKPYLWAIPVLICQAIPLAFTSYIMEIIFSVYIPVTGRSASNPETMIAYLSIVSCVLMFGFIVPIFGIFRNSKLAVSSILIVFIVFFILIFTSVGFPYTPRKPQRQSVYHTQRTRYNASGAIIYRDSLYYMRRWDRHSLETLEVVANRNGLTLHSDSEDGSGLRYFSNAYWTEAPSPKIQNPSVMQLVSKSEVGSKMYKYTLKLIGRPTKYRLMIAANNGGMLTDWSFASQSPPPNTLKQQNVYIQFGKDSLPYTFSLTLRVVDSSKNALSIGLVTVYSEMNEYTEDFRDFVHSFPIWTSVQSARESYDWYIF; the protein is encoded by the exons ATGGAAACGGACAATCGGGTCCTCATACCAGACCGGCATAAGAAAGATGAAAGAGTGCATTGTTATTTGGCCGTACCACTCGTAGCCTGTATCTGCTTAATAGTTGGCTTGACAATACTCGCTCTTTTCCAATTACCAACTCCTCTGGGCAACGATGCAAACCCTGGAGAATTTATAGGTGAAAGAGCGCAACGCAATTTAGAACAACTGACTTCGCTAGGCCCCAGACCTACGGGCAGTGTAGCAAATGAAGTGTTTGCTGTACAGTTTTTAAGTGacaaaataaaggaaattattTCCGAATCCAATGGCCTTTACAATATCGAGACAGATATTCAGGTAGCATCTGGGGGACATTCTACTTTTGGATACCCATCCCTGTACGAATCGATCCAAAATGTAATTGTGAAATTGACACCGAAAGGTTCTACGCTGGAAAGGTCGCTTTTAGTTAATAGTCACTTTGACTCAGTGGTTGGAGCTCCCGGAGCAGGGGATGATGGGTCAATGGTCGTTTCTATGCTTGAAGTACTGAGCGCTCTTACTAAATCAAAAGACGCCGTACGTCAccccttaatttttttgttcaatGGCGACGAGGAAAATGGACTGCAGGCATCTCATGCTTTTATCACACAACATAAATGGGCGTCGACAGTGAG GGGATTAATTAATCTCGAAGGCATGGGTGTGGGCGGAAAGGAGATTCTTTTCCAATCTGGACCCGGCAACAATTGGATGGTAGAT TCCTACGTGAAAAGCGCCAAGTACCCATTCGCATCAGTTTTGGGCGAAGAAGCATTTGAGAATAGACTTATTCCATCAGATACAGATTACACCATTTTGAATAGAGTTGCGAATCTTTCAG GACTGAATTTCGCCTATATCGATAAAGGATACCTATACCACACCCCTTTGGATAGCATAGAAAATGTCGAAATTGGAACTCTGCAGCACACCGGTGATAATCTTCTGGCCCTCGTAAAAGCTGTTGCTAATTCGGAAAAACTGAACCAATCTAtt GAAATAGAAGAAACCAGCAAACAAGTATACTTCGATGTTTTTGGTCTATTCATGATTAATTATTATAAAGAAACTGGGACGGCTGTAAACTATGCGATAAGTGTCCTGTCGCTAATTGCCGTTTGCCTGTCGATGTGGCTTATTAAGCGTAAAACTAAAATATCACTTTCCGAAATCTCTGTTCAATTCTGGCTGAGCCTTGGTGTTCAGCTAGGCTCGCTGGCTATCGCCGCAGGGGTAGTTATTGGCTTATCATATTTTTATGACGCTATCGGATATTCCATGTCATGGTTTTCACAACAATGGCTTATAATCGGGCTGTACTTTTGtcctttcatttttattctCAGTATCTTTCCGCTACTCTTCTTAGGATGGAGATCATTT AGTGTTTTACCACTTGGCATAGGCATTCAACTATTTCTCCATTCACAAAGCgttattttagctgttatcaTCATTGTATTAGCTGAAATGAACATTCGCTCAACATTCTTAGCTACCAACGTCCTAATGTTCTACGTCATATCTTTGTTGATAAATTTGTCCACTGGACTGCATGCCAAAC CTTACCTTTGGGCTATTCCGGTTCTTATCTGTCAAGCAATACCGCTCGCTTTTACAAGTTATATTATGGAAATCATTTTCTCCGTTTACATCCCGGTAACAGGAAGATCAGCAAGTAATCCAGAGACAATGATAGCTTACCTTTCGATCGTCTCCTGCGTTTTGATGTTCGGATTTATA GTTCCAATTTTCGGCATATTTCGGAACTCAAAATTGGCGGTATCAAGTATACTAATAGTTTTCATTGTGTTTTTTATACTTATTTTCACAAGCGTCGGTTTTCCATATACTCCAAGAAAACCGCAAAGGCAATCAGTTTAT cacACTCAGCGAACAAGATATAATGCTTCTGGTGCTATAATTTACAGAGATTCTTTGTACTACATGCGTCGCTGGGATAGGCATTCACTGGAAACACTGGAAG ttgtcGCTAACCGAAATGGGTTGACGTTACACTCCGATAGTGAAGACGGTTCTGGGTTGCGATATTTTTC AAACGCATACTGGACGGAAGCGCCTTCACCTAAGATTCAGAATCCAAGTGTAATGCAACTAGTCTCGAAGAGCGAAGTCGGCTCCAAAATGTACAAATACACATTAAAACTAATTGGAAGGCCGACCAAATATCGACTAATGATTGCCGCTAATAATGGTGGTATGTTGACGGATTGGTCTTTTGCATCTCAAAGTCCACCACCCAATACTCTAAAACAACAAAATGTTTATATACAATTTGGAAAAGATAGTCTGCCTTACACATTCTCATTAACGTTGAGG GTTGTGGATAGTTCCAAGAATGCTCTGTCGATTGGATTAGTGACTGTTTATTCAGAAATGAACGAGTACACAGAAGATTTTAGAGACTTTGTGCATTCTTTCCCCATTTGGACTTCTGTACAAAGTGCGCGGGAGAGTTATGATTGGTACATATTTtaa